A part of bacterium genomic DNA contains:
- a CDS encoding HEAT repeat domain-containing protein: MDWHKLWSDYQTLIVAVASVIATMIAKQILPWLWKNIVARAWVFIARHSGSRWRTRSFRKNYLNWLIEENRYLEIRGLRTRAPISIELEDVYVSLKAKSTQYSQSDLLKKTDSEIANEHESIPVLKALTQNKRIVILGHPGSGKTTLLRFLAVTFARLQRAAKNKGDNRKLLQKRLDGYWGSQRNRFGFVKANDIPFPLYMPLRAITIDEISDGSALNECFLGRYFKDDYPNDFVNNIFRDGKCIVLFDGLDEVRGNEGRRKIVEWIEELVAHYPENRYVVASRIVGYSTPLAGGFKTLTLEDFNNRDITRFIQAWYQTVEMHSKEQNPIVLYHAKESADALIRTILNNRKIRHLAINPLMLSIIALVHRYRTKLPERRVDLYDECTQVLLGYWDEAKGIAGDLPPVKKRLTLEPIAHKMQIQNSPELTRVEIEQILESELPKIGGTKDDTKDFVDEIRERSGLLVERGPDVFSFSHLTFQEYLSASHVCRNSKESLLLDHVNDDRWHEVILLYCGMTDATEFVKTLLSIPDDIFHSHFLLAGRCINEALKIDASTKRNVTTQLQELLFTSPFKACRTTISSVLQRLDPQATLKLLLKKCEDSDKSSRTSLIEALSYFADFLTEEACLKLLNDTDIGMKVMMLRALTKRNTLSDELVEAIVKQISDNNANVRLKAVSCLHNKSQYIVAYKALTQALLFDEDASVRSAVAEVLENYDTHSNILIYIGLGIFDREGRVAILSGNTLLHLWFNLKWYRIVHITFRSFLEVIKFLPKAELRH; this comes from the coding sequence ATGGATTGGCATAAACTGTGGTCAGATTATCAGACTCTAATCGTTGCCGTTGCTTCTGTAATAGCGACGATGATAGCAAAACAAATACTTCCTTGGCTTTGGAAAAATATAGTAGCACGCGCATGGGTTTTTATAGCGCGACACTCAGGTAGTCGATGGCGAACACGAAGTTTTCGCAAAAACTACTTAAACTGGCTAATCGAGGAAAATCGGTATTTAGAAATACGAGGACTACGAACGCGTGCTCCAATTTCGATAGAGTTAGAAGACGTTTACGTATCTCTGAAAGCTAAATCTACCCAATATTCTCAATCTGATCTTTTGAAAAAGACTGATTCTGAAATAGCTAATGAGCATGAAAGTATCCCAGTATTAAAAGCGTTGACACAAAATAAACGCATTGTAATCTTAGGGCATCCCGGCTCGGGCAAAACTACTTTATTACGATTTTTAGCCGTAACCTTCGCTCGACTTCAAAGAGCCGCCAAAAATAAAGGAGACAACCGCAAGTTATTGCAAAAAAGACTCGATGGATATTGGGGATCACAACGAAATAGATTTGGATTTGTGAAGGCAAATGATATCCCCTTCCCTTTGTATATGCCCCTTCGAGCAATAACTATTGACGAAATCTCCGATGGCAGTGCCTTGAATGAGTGTTTTCTAGGTCGTTATTTTAAAGATGATTACCCAAATGATTTTGTCAATAACATTTTTCGGGATGGAAAATGCATCGTTTTGTTCGACGGGCTTGATGAGGTTAGGGGAAACGAAGGGCGACGAAAGATTGTTGAGTGGATTGAAGAGTTAGTAGCACATTACCCGGAGAATCGATATGTTGTTGCTTCCCGAATAGTGGGCTATTCCACTCCTTTAGCTGGAGGATTTAAAACTCTAACGCTGGAAGACTTTAACAATAGAGACATAACCCGATTTATACAGGCCTGGTATCAAACAGTGGAGATGCATAGCAAAGAACAAAACCCTATTGTCCTTTACCATGCGAAGGAGAGTGCAGATGCTTTGATTCGCACAATTTTGAACAACAGGAAAATACGTCATTTGGCGATCAATCCATTAATGTTATCAATCATAGCGCTTGTACATCGATATAGAACTAAATTACCGGAACGACGAGTAGACTTATATGATGAATGTACACAAGTATTACTCGGCTATTGGGACGAGGCTAAAGGTATAGCAGGTGACTTACCGCCTGTTAAGAAAAGACTAACTCTTGAACCGATAGCTCATAAGATGCAAATACAAAACTCACCAGAGCTTACTCGTGTTGAAATAGAGCAGATTCTCGAAAGTGAATTACCTAAAATTGGGGGAACTAAAGACGACACAAAAGACTTTGTTGACGAAATACGAGAACGAAGTGGGTTGTTAGTAGAGCGCGGGCCGGATGTGTTTTCCTTTTCTCATCTTACATTTCAAGAATATCTTTCTGCCAGTCATGTATGCCGAAATAGCAAAGAATCGCTATTGTTGGATCATGTTAATGATGATCGCTGGCATGAAGTCATATTGCTATATTGTGGTATGACAGATGCTACGGAGTTCGTCAAAACTTTATTATCTATTCCAGATGATATTTTTCATTCGCACTTTCTTTTGGCTGGACGCTGTATAAATGAGGCCTTAAAGATTGACGCTAGTACTAAAAGGAATGTTACTACACAATTACAGGAGCTTTTATTTACCAGCCCGTTTAAGGCATGCCGAACAACCATTTCGTCAGTATTACAGCGATTAGATCCACAAGCAACGCTGAAACTATTGCTTAAAAAGTGTGAAGACTCAGACAAATCGTCTCGAACTAGCTTGATAGAAGCATTAAGCTACTTTGCAGATTTCTTAACTGAAGAGGCTTGCTTAAAGTTACTTAATGACACTGATATTGGTATGAAAGTTATGATGTTGCGTGCTCTCACAAAGCGGAATACTCTAAGCGATGAATTAGTTGAGGCTATTGTTAAGCAAATTAGCGACAATAATGCAAATGTACGTCTGAAGGCGGTTTCTTGTTTGCATAATAAAAGTCAATATATTGTTGCATACAAAGCATTAACACAAGCCTTATTATTTGACGAAGATGCAAGCGTTAGAAGTGCAGTGGCAGAAGTTTTGGAGAATTACGATACCCACTCCAATATTTTAATCTATATTGGATTAGGAATTTTTGATCGGGAAGGTAGAGTTGCGATTCTTTCTGGAAATACTTTGTTGCATTTGTGGTTTAACTTGAAGTGGTATCGTATAGTTCATATTACGTTTCGGTCGTTTCTAGAAGTGATTAAATTCCTTCCCAAAGCAGAACTTCGCCATTGA
- a CDS encoding HEAT repeat domain-containing protein: MIVALISILPLYPILPLKRETNLLKLIKHFYWYLFWLIAFLAKPFLFLFSMPKEELNFYTSFYRSLLGPVLKDERAVILIRPYLKKYSTRYQFILLRHPIVYDTKPMYELVEDLKEIFCNAPSHDDKWAVANILTRLASDKALQLFAEFIEKSNSVETKEVALNAFLLLKESLDDNCIHVIQQSLKSEPPALRAMACFVLGSLRNKDELHILHQLTHDENFDVKSSACRALSRIGSPESIHFLKNLLSDTDEEIRDIAYDALWQICRQNSVKLTQNQIS, translated from the coding sequence ATGATTGTTGCGCTGATTAGCATTTTACCTCTTTACCCTATTCTTCCTCTAAAACGAGAAACCAACCTTTTGAAATTAATAAAACATTTCTATTGGTATTTGTTTTGGCTCATAGCTTTTCTCGCAAAGCCATTCTTGTTTTTATTTTCGATGCCAAAGGAAGAGCTGAATTTTTATACATCTTTTTATAGAAGCTTGTTAGGGCCCGTTTTGAAAGATGAACGAGCAGTGATTCTAATACGACCTTACCTAAAAAAATATTCAACTAGGTATCAATTCATTCTTTTACGTCATCCCATTGTTTATGATACCAAACCGATGTATGAGTTGGTTGAAGATTTGAAGGAAATCTTCTGTAATGCGCCATCTCACGATGATAAGTGGGCAGTAGCAAACATTTTGACAAGGCTAGCTTCAGACAAAGCGCTACAGTTATTTGCGGAGTTTATTGAAAAATCAAATTCTGTTGAAACCAAAGAAGTTGCATTAAATGCCTTTCTTTTATTGAAAGAAAGCCTGGATGATAATTGTATTCATGTTATACAACAGTCACTTAAAAGTGAACCACCTGCCCTGAGGGCAATGGCATGTTTTGTACTCGGCTCCCTTAGGAATAAAGACGAATTACATATCTTACATCAGTTAACCCATGACGAAAATTTTGATGTCAAATCTTCAGCATGTCGGGCATTGAGTAGAATTGGCTCGCCAGAATCAATTCACTTTCTAAAAAATCTATTATCGGATACTGATGAAGAAATACGCGATATTGCCTATGATGCCTTGTGGCAAATCTGTAGACAAAATTCTGTTAAACTAACACAAAATCAAATATCATGA
- a CDS encoding glycoside hydrolase family 88 protein codes for MNLALVQEKASRVYEYMKRGTAGLTRETANAVDHDPASWGMDIDDWDWNAGVGMIAISDYYEKTQEPKVLEYIANWVAKNKHQCEKRDHVNYLAPLAIYPDMYLRTQEPYYRETAVEYADWVMANAARSTDGVFFHGASVSEEVWADTVFMALVFLSRTAKLTANIKIAEQVLKQLLSHLQLLQDKETGILYHGYHCVGRHHMSGALWTRGNSWVVIGTPIIIETLRDMVEVPTEIPSRYKRLVEGILRYHAGNGLWHTVMDRPDFYQETSGSAGIAGGIMKAVRLQILEPGAMASALKAMEAVITKINPEGAVEGVSGGTPIMPTIEAYGKLTRYPTLYGQGLTLLMLNEYIFEKKAEAGA; via the coding sequence ATGAATCTCGCATTGGTGCAAGAGAAGGCAAGCAGGGTTTACGAATACATGAAGCGAGGAACCGCAGGCTTGACCCGGGAAACCGCCAATGCGGTGGACCATGATCCTGCCAGTTGGGGGATGGATATTGATGATTGGGACTGGAACGCGGGGGTCGGCATGATCGCAATTTCCGACTATTATGAAAAGACGCAAGAGCCAAAAGTATTGGAGTACATTGCAAATTGGGTCGCCAAGAACAAGCACCAGTGCGAAAAGAGAGACCACGTCAACTACTTGGCGCCGCTGGCCATTTATCCGGATATGTATTTGAGAACCCAAGAGCCGTACTATCGGGAAACCGCGGTCGAATACGCGGACTGGGTCATGGCCAATGCGGCGAGATCCACAGACGGTGTGTTCTTCCACGGCGCGTCGGTTTCGGAAGAGGTGTGGGCAGATACGGTATTCATGGCCTTGGTCTTCTTGTCACGCACGGCCAAACTCACGGCAAATATCAAAATCGCCGAGCAAGTCCTCAAACAATTGCTTTCCCATCTGCAACTCCTGCAGGATAAGGAAACCGGGATTCTGTATCATGGCTATCATTGTGTGGGAAGGCATCACATGTCGGGCGCCCTCTGGACCAGAGGAAATTCCTGGGTGGTGATTGGAACTCCAATCATCATCGAGACGCTACGTGATATGGTGGAAGTGCCGACGGAAATCCCGAGCAGATATAAAAGACTGGTGGAGGGTATTTTGCGCTACCACGCCGGCAATGGTCTATGGCACACCGTGATGGATCGGCCTGATTTCTATCAGGAGACCTCCGGCAGTGCCGGCATTGCCGGAGGCATCATGAAAGCGGTGCGTCTCCAAATTCTGGAGCCCGGCGCGATGGCAAGTGCCCTCAAAGCGATGGAAGCCGTGATCACCAAGATTAATCCTGAAGGCGCCGTCGAGGGCGTCTCAGGAGGCACGCCCATCATGCCGACGATTGAGGCCTATGGCAAACTGACCCGCTATCCGACGCTTTACGGCCAGGGTTTGACGCTGCTGATGTTGAATGAATACATTTTTGAGAAAAAAGCGGAGGCCGGGGCTTGA
- a CDS encoding sugar phosphate isomerase/epimerase yields the protein MSSTLPIRIGVRAHDFGCLPAGELAAKIAAQNLVCAQLALGKAIAGLNLKPGILNPGLAFEIGRAFRQQGVQIAVLGCYVNPIHPDPATRKALLGLFKEHLRYARDFGNGLVALETGSLNADYSPHPDNHSEAAFQQALASLAELAAEAENFGVVVGIEAVASHVVSTPQKMRRMLEAVASNNLQVVFDPVNLLSVENFHAQERVIGEAFELFGERIAIIHAKDFVVENGQLRSASAGRGKLRHDLVMKFAVEEKPGISILLEDTSPQTARESRDFLRQVAEQGRQAKFQTS from the coding sequence TTGAGTTCGACTTTACCCATTCGCATTGGCGTGCGGGCGCATGATTTCGGCTGCTTGCCGGCCGGTGAGCTTGCCGCCAAGATCGCGGCGCAGAATTTGGTCTGCGCGCAGCTCGCGCTTGGCAAGGCCATCGCCGGACTCAACTTGAAACCCGGCATTTTGAATCCTGGTCTTGCCTTTGAAATCGGAAGGGCGTTCCGCCAACAGGGCGTCCAAATCGCGGTGCTGGGCTGTTACGTCAATCCGATTCACCCCGATCCCGCGACGCGAAAAGCGCTGCTCGGACTTTTCAAGGAACACCTGCGCTACGCCCGCGATTTCGGCAACGGCCTGGTGGCGCTCGAAACCGGCTCGCTCAACGCGGATTATTCGCCGCATCCCGACAACCACAGTGAGGCCGCTTTTCAGCAAGCGCTCGCGAGCCTCGCCGAGCTGGCCGCGGAGGCGGAAAACTTCGGCGTCGTCGTCGGCATCGAGGCGGTTGCCTCGCACGTCGTTTCGACGCCGCAAAAAATGCGGCGGATGCTGGAGGCGGTCGCGTCGAACAACCTGCAGGTCGTTTTCGATCCGGTGAATCTGCTTTCAGTCGAGAATTTTCACGCGCAGGAGCGAGTTATCGGTGAAGCGTTCGAACTTTTCGGCGAGCGGATTGCGATCATTCACGCGAAAGATTTCGTGGTCGAAAACGGCCAGCTCAGAAGTGCCAGCGCGGGCCGTGGCAAGCTGCGGCACGATCTGGTGATGAAATTTGCCGTTGAAGAAAAGCCCGGCATCAGCATTTTGTTGGAAGATACCAGCCCGCAGACGGCGCGGGAAAGCCGGGATTTCTTGCGGCAGGTGGCAGAACAAGGGCGCCAGGCCAAATTTCAGACAAGCTGA
- a CDS encoding nucleotidyltransferase domain-containing protein, with translation MKDIPKEIVALIDELAGAPGTVAVVLGGSKALGTSDAGSDWDIGLYYRDKIDLTALAARGTVHPPGTWGRLMNGGAWLRCGAECVDVIFRDLNQVEYWTQRAEQGEFEVDHLLGYLAGVPTYLLTAELASCRVLYGHLNAVPFPVKLATAAPSVWRFCRSFSLEYARMHARRGNYVGAAGQVAKAVMEEAHARLCEQALWICNEKRILQEAGLAPVSRPFGEFPSDQEGLVRWIDQIAHELGVPEGELAPWNIGG, from the coding sequence ATGAAAGACATTCCAAAAGAAATAGTCGCACTCATCGACGAATTAGCCGGAGCACCAGGAACCGTGGCCGTTGTACTGGGAGGATCAAAGGCGTTGGGAACCAGCGATGCTGGAAGCGATTGGGACATTGGCCTCTATTACCGTGACAAAATTGATCTGACTGCACTTGCTGCGCGGGGAACCGTCCATCCGCCCGGCACATGGGGACGACTCATGAACGGTGGAGCGTGGCTTCGTTGCGGCGCCGAGTGCGTTGATGTGATTTTCCGCGATTTGAATCAGGTCGAATATTGGACGCAGCGCGCAGAACAGGGCGAATTCGAAGTCGACCATTTGCTTGGGTATCTTGCGGGCGTTCCAACCTATCTCTTGACTGCCGAGCTTGCATCTTGCCGAGTGCTTTACGGGCACCTGAACGCTGTGCCATTTCCAGTCAAACTTGCGACCGCCGCGCCCTCCGTATGGCGATTCTGCAGATCGTTCAGTCTGGAATACGCCCGCATGCATGCGCGACGCGGCAATTACGTTGGGGCTGCCGGGCAGGTGGCAAAAGCCGTTATGGAAGAGGCGCACGCGCGGTTGTGTGAGCAGGCTCTTTGGATATGCAATGAAAAGCGCATTCTCCAGGAGGCCGGGTTGGCTCCCGTGAGTCGTCCTTTCGGTGAATTCCCAAGCGATCAGGAGGGGCTGGTGCGGTGGATCGATCAGATTGCCCATGAACTGGGCGTGCCAGAAGGAGAGCTCGCACCATGGAATATTGGGGGTTGA
- a CDS encoding AraC family transcriptional regulator: MSRDTLSNLLRAIRLRGAIFYRVEGVTPWVAEAPRGTEIIPAILPEVDHLMEFHVVARGACWAGIVGEDPIRLGAGDFVIFPQGDAHVISSSPGLRAGRPDLGLYYGPRPPQLPYVLRVSARGTAEADPERDEPPTTIICGFIGCDARPFNPLLTALPRMLRVPGQADGGSPWLAGLLQALVDESNHKRPGGEAVLERMTEMMFVEALRRYADTLPTGETGWLAGLGDDAVGRALALLHERPGEPWTLERLGEAAAISRSTLHERFVRFLGQPPMKYLAQWRMQLAARLLRDTDAKVLEVALEVGYENETAFARAFRRATGQSPGAWRRARRARPGRRGGGKPLTPPARPPRATA; encoded by the coding sequence GTGAGTCGTGATACGCTGTCGAACCTTCTGCGAGCCATCCGCCTGCGCGGCGCGATCTTTTATCGCGTTGAAGGAGTGACGCCTTGGGTCGCGGAGGCGCCCCGGGGCACGGAGATCATCCCGGCGATCCTCCCCGAAGTGGATCATCTGATGGAGTTTCACGTCGTCGCGCGCGGTGCCTGCTGGGCTGGCATCGTTGGCGAGGATCCAATACGGCTTGGTGCGGGCGACTTCGTGATCTTTCCCCAAGGCGATGCCCACGTGATTTCCAGCAGCCCGGGTCTCCGTGCGGGGCGTCCGGATCTCGGCCTCTACTACGGCCCGCGACCGCCGCAGCTTCCCTATGTGCTGCGGGTATCCGCGCGCGGAACCGCAGAGGCCGATCCCGAACGCGACGAGCCGCCAACCACGATTATATGCGGCTTCATCGGATGCGACGCACGCCCTTTCAATCCGCTTCTAACGGCGCTGCCACGGATGCTGCGGGTGCCCGGACAGGCCGACGGCGGGAGTCCATGGCTCGCCGGCTTGCTGCAGGCCCTCGTCGATGAATCGAACCACAAGCGGCCCGGGGGCGAGGCCGTGCTTGAGCGCATGACCGAGATGATGTTTGTCGAGGCGCTCCGCCGCTATGCCGACACGCTCCCAACCGGCGAGACTGGCTGGCTCGCAGGCTTGGGCGACGATGCCGTAGGTCGGGCGCTCGCACTCCTTCACGAACGTCCCGGCGAGCCGTGGACGCTCGAACGCCTCGGAGAGGCCGCCGCGATCTCGCGCTCGACGCTCCACGAGCGTTTCGTCCGCTTCCTCGGCCAGCCGCCGATGAAGTATCTGGCGCAATGGCGCATGCAGCTCGCCGCGCGCTTGCTCCGGGACACCGACGCCAAAGTACTGGAGGTGGCGCTGGAAGTGGGATACGAGAACGAGACCGCCTTTGCGCGGGCCTTCCGGCGCGCAACCGGCCAGTCGCCCGGCGCCTGGCGCCGCGCCCGCCGCGCGCGACCCGGACGGCGCGGGGGTGGTAAACCCCTCACGCCGCCGGCGCGGCCACCGCGCGCTACCGCCTGA
- a CDS encoding DinB family protein — MSTRAEILAANLERGAAALATFASSLTPTEWETRLPRDGRKVGVVVHHVASVYPLEVELAQKLAAGGALTDVTWDAVHEMNAGHAREHDGTTREEAVTLLRTNAAAAAKTIRTMTDAELDKIAPNSLYGGALLTCQFMLEDHAVRHSFHHLARIRAALRR, encoded by the coding sequence ATGAGTACCCGAGCTGAAATCCTTGCCGCCAATCTTGAGAGGGGTGCCGCTGCCCTTGCGACGTTCGCCTCCAGCCTGACGCCGACGGAATGGGAGACGCGGCTGCCGCGAGACGGCCGCAAAGTCGGGGTCGTCGTGCATCACGTCGCAAGCGTCTACCCGCTCGAAGTCGAGCTGGCCCAGAAGCTTGCGGCCGGCGGCGCGCTGACGGATGTGACCTGGGACGCGGTTCACGAAATGAACGCCGGCCATGCACGCGAGCACGATGGCACCACGCGCGAGGAGGCGGTTACCCTGCTGCGCACGAACGCGGCCGCGGCGGCGAAGACGATCCGTACCATGACTGACGCCGAGTTGGATAAGATCGCGCCGAATTCGCTCTACGGCGGGGCGCTGCTCACCTGCCAGTTCATGCTGGAGGATCACGCCGTGCGCCACAGCTTCCATCACCTCGCCCGCATTCGCGCGGCACTCAGGCGGTAG
- the pal gene encoding peptidoglycan-associated lipoprotein Pal, which translates to MPLLWKRLAAVMPISLALAAVLLFTTGCGGRKAVKTADAPAPAITTPAPVSSPKQTEPETPEPALPKTAVPALEKVYFDFDRYDITPMMREVLATNAQALRQRSNFEVVIEGHCDERGTIEYNLALGDRRARAVKDYLVLLGVDGSRLSTVSYGKERPVNPDHNEQAWAQNRRAEFVVRTQPRFSDSNQ; encoded by the coding sequence ATGCCTTTGCTATGGAAAAGACTGGCCGCGGTGATGCCGATCAGCCTGGCGCTGGCTGCGGTCTTGCTCTTCACCACCGGATGCGGCGGTCGCAAAGCGGTCAAGACAGCGGACGCGCCGGCGCCCGCGATCACGACACCAGCGCCGGTCTCGTCACCGAAACAGACGGAGCCCGAGACGCCCGAACCTGCTCTGCCGAAAACGGCAGTTCCGGCCCTGGAAAAAGTCTATTTCGACTTCGACAGGTACGACATCACTCCCATGATGCGCGAGGTGCTGGCAACCAACGCGCAGGCGCTGCGACAACGTTCCAACTTTGAGGTTGTGATCGAGGGACACTGCGATGAGCGTGGTACGATTGAATACAATTTGGCGCTGGGCGACAGACGAGCGCGCGCCGTCAAAGACTATCTGGTGTTGTTGGGAGTCGATGGTTCACGATTGAGCACCGTCAGCTACGGCAAGGAGCGGCCCGTCAATCCGGATCACAACGAGCAGGCTTGGGCGCAAAACCGGCGGGCAGAATTTGTGGTCAGGACACAACCGCGCTTTTCAGATTCCAATCAATGA
- a CDS encoding sigma-54 dependent transcriptional regulator, with amino-acid sequence MHKVLIVDDEESVRYSFKKLLRAPAYEVLEACDGEQALIRLKAETPDLVILDIQMPGLSGLEVLQQIKSFAPRTPVLIITAYGSSDRVIAAMKHGAYEYIEKPFDIPRMQALIDEALEVGRLMRTEVLLTPPLAGAPSADHIVGKSRAIQEVYKMIGRVAASDVGILLVGESGTGKELVARAIYHHSRRAHQPFLAVNCAAIPETLLESELFGFEKGAFTGAAKRKIGKFQQADGGTLFLDEVGDMSLSTQAKLLRVLQEGTFERLGGDETIRCDVRIIAATNKNLETAITTKIFREDLYYRLKVITIPLPPLRARQEDLPDLIQYFVNKYAIELKSGPVSLAPETLQLLQAYNWPGNVRELENVLKRAILLCKSNVITPEVIAEDLRRAERPAATPSPGRLALFVSGDLEQYHGKLYETVMSELERELILAAMQKAGGNQVRAAQLLGISRVMLHDRIERYGIKSEVIVQKA; translated from the coding sequence ATGCACAAGGTTCTCATTGTGGACGACGAAGAAAGCGTCCGCTACTCCTTCAAGAAGCTGCTGCGCGCGCCGGCGTACGAGGTTCTGGAAGCCTGCGATGGCGAGCAGGCACTGATCCGGCTGAAAGCGGAGACGCCGGACTTGGTGATTCTCGACATCCAGATGCCGGGCCTTTCCGGTTTGGAGGTGTTGCAGCAAATCAAAAGCTTTGCGCCGAGAACGCCTGTGTTGATCATCACCGCCTATGGCAGCAGCGATCGCGTGATCGCAGCGATGAAACACGGCGCCTACGAGTATATCGAAAAGCCGTTTGACATCCCGCGTATGCAGGCGTTGATCGACGAGGCGCTTGAGGTGGGCCGTTTGATGCGCACAGAAGTCCTGTTAACGCCACCTCTCGCCGGCGCCCCTTCCGCAGATCACATCGTCGGCAAGAGCCGGGCGATTCAGGAAGTCTATAAAATGATCGGCCGGGTGGCGGCAAGCGACGTCGGCATTCTGCTAGTGGGTGAGAGCGGCACTGGCAAAGAGCTGGTTGCGCGTGCGATTTACCACCACAGCCGGCGCGCCCACCAGCCTTTTCTCGCGGTGAATTGTGCCGCCATTCCGGAAACGTTGCTGGAGAGCGAGCTGTTTGGGTTTGAAAAGGGAGCGTTCACCGGCGCTGCCAAACGCAAAATCGGCAAATTCCAGCAAGCCGACGGCGGCACGCTGTTTCTCGATGAAGTCGGCGACATGAGCCTCTCCACACAGGCCAAATTGCTGCGCGTTCTGCAAGAGGGCACATTTGAGCGCCTGGGCGGCGACGAGACGATACGCTGCGACGTGCGGATCATCGCCGCCACCAACAAGAATCTCGAAACTGCCATTACGACAAAGATCTTTCGGGAAGATCTCTACTATCGCCTCAAAGTCATTACCATCCCTCTGCCGCCGTTGCGCGCCCGCCAGGAGGATTTGCCGGACTTGATCCAGTACTTTGTCAACAAATACGCGATTGAGCTGAAGAGCGGGCCGGTCTCGCTGGCGCCGGAAACGCTGCAACTGCTGCAGGCCTACAACTGGCCCGGCAACGTGCGGGAACTGGAGAATGTCCTGAAGCGTGCGATCTTGCTGTGCAAGAGCAACGTGATCACGCCTGAGGTGATTGCCGAAGATCTGCGTCGCGCCGAGAGACCGGCCGCAACTCCCAGCCCCGGCCGCCTGGCCCTGTTCGTCAGCGGCGACCTGGAACAGTATCATGGCAAGCTCTACGAAACGGTTATGTCCGAGCTCGAGCGCGAGTTGATCCTGGCCGCGATGCAGAAGGCCGGCGGCAACCAAGTCCGGGCGGCCCAGCTTCTGGGCATCTCCCGCGTCATGCTGCACGATCGCATTGAAAGGTACGGCATTAAGTCGGAAGTCATCGTGCAAAAGGCGTGA